In Pseudomonas sp. LRP2-20, the genomic window AGCTGAAGAGTGGTGTTGCCTGGCCGGGCCTCTTCGCGGGTGAACCCGCTCCTGCTGGAGTCGCGTTGCACCTGTGGGAGCGGGTCTGCTCGCGAAAAGGCCCGGTCAGGCGGAATCAGGCCGGCTGGCCCAGCTCCACACCCAGCTGGCGCGACAGGCACGGCCAGCGCTTCCATGCCTCGCCTGTCTCGGGGCTGGTGAGGGTGTCGCGATAGGCTTCCACCGACTCTGCGGCAAAGCTTTCATCGTTCAGCATCTCATCCACCGAGTGGTGCACCACTTCATCCAGCTGGTTGGCGAAGGTTTCGCCAATCAACTGGTGCGCGATCAGGTTGGCCACCGTGGTGTCGACCGGGATCAGCGGCTGCTGGAAGTGGCGGATGTACAGGTCGTTGACCTCCTCCACCAGGCGGTGCGCCAGGTAGGCCTCATCCAGCAGGCAATCGAGCCCCACATGCCCCTGCATCACACTCGGCGGCTGCAGGAAGTAGGCCTCGGCAATTTTCAGCACAGGTTTGATCTGCGATTCGATACCGGCTTCGCGGGCGACCTCGTGGGCGGCTTCCAGCAGCTCTGGAACTTGATCGATATAAGCGCTGACGAAGCGCGCCAAAGTACCCTGGGCGTCCTGCTCAGGCAGTTGGATCGAGGGGTGCAGGTGGGGCAGTTGCAGCTCGAGACGCTCTTTCAGTTGGCCGGTGCGGCCTTCGTGATCGTGGGCTTGGCTAATCTGCTCGCGTACAGCAGCGATGTTCATGACAACTCCAGGGACAAGACGTTTCAAACGGAAGACACTAAATTAGCTCGGTATACAGAATACCTAAGACGCATTTGTTATAAACCGCGCAAACGTGTGCGCAGTTCGGCATATCGCGGTGCCATTATTTTGCCATAACCCATCAAGCTCGGGCCTTTGCAGCGTTTTACCGATTTCGTGAAGTTCATTTCACCGGTGCCGTTGCGTGCCGTTGGTCGCTGTCTATACTCCCGTTGAACGTGATTCGTTGATGAGGCCCGACTGCTTTTGCAGGGGCTCGGTCGTCGAAGCCAGGCAGTCTTGACCGCCGTTCCCTCTTGCCGCAGGCCACGCCTCCGGGACTACAAGAACGAGAAGGGGAACCCGCAATGATGCGACATCCACATGTCTGGATGGGCCTCCTGTTGTGGTCGGTTTTTGGTCAGGCCAACGCCGCCTGGACTGTGAACATGCACCCGGGGGCGACGGAAGTCTCCAACGCCGTGTTCGACCTGCACATGACGATCTTCTGGATCTGCGTGATCATCGGCATCGTGGTATTCGGTGCGATGTTCTGGTCCATGGTCATCCATCGCCGTTCCACCGGCCAGCAGCCAGCGCATTTCCACGAGCACACCTGGGTGGAAATCCTCTGGACCATCGTCCCCTTCCTGATTCTGGTGGCCATGGCCATTCCGGCCACCAAGACCCTGATCGACATCTACGACGCCAGTGAATCGGACATCGACATCCAGGTCACCGGCTACCAGTGGAAGTGGCATTACAAGTACCTTGGCCAGGATGTGGAGTTCTTCAGCAACCTGGCCACCCCTGCTGACCAGATCCACAACAAGGCGCCCAAGGACGAGCACTACCTGCTTGAGGTCGACCAGCCGCTGGTGCTGCCGGTAGGTGCCAAGGTGCGCTTCCTGGTGACCGCCGCCGATGTCATCCATTCCTGGTGGGTGCCGGCCTTCGCGGTCAAGCGTGACGCCATCCCCGGCTTCGTCAACGAAGCCTGGACCCGTATCGAGAAACCCGGCATCTACCGCGGCCAGTGCACCGAACTGTGCGGCAAGGACCACGGCTTCATGCCAGTGGTGGTCGAGGTCAAGTCCAAGGCCGATTACGACACCTGGCTCGGCGAACGCAAGGCCGAGGCGGCCAAGCTCAAGGAACTGACCAGCAAGGACTGGACCCTCGAAGAGCTGGTCGAGCGTGGCGACAAGGTCTACCACACCACCTGCGTGGCCTGTCACCAGGCCGAAGGCCAGGGCTTGCCGCCAATGTTCCCGGCGCTCAAGGGGTCGAAAGTGGCCACCGGGCCGAAGGAAGAACATCTGGGCGTGGTGTTCCACGGTCGCCCAGGCACGGCAATGGCCGCATTCGGCAAGCAGCTCTCGGAAGTCGACATCGCCGCCGTGGTCACCTACGAGCGCAACGCCTGGGGCAACAACAAGGGCGACATGGTCACGCCGAAGGACGTGCTGGCGCTCAAGCAGGCAGAAGCCAAGTGAACCGGGTTTTGCGCGGCAATCAGCGGATTGCAGGAGACAGGACATGAGTGCAGTGATCGACGACCACGCCCACGGCCATGACCACGCCCACGGCCCGGCCAAGGGCCTGATGCGCTGGGTGCTGACCACCAACCACAAGGACATCGGCACGATGTACCTGTGGTTCGCCTTCATGATGTTCCTGCTTGGCGGCTCGTTCGCCATGGTGATCCGCGCCGAGCTGTTCCAGCCCGGGCTGCAGATCGTGGAGCCGGCGTTCTTCAACCAGATGACCACCATGCACGGCCTGATCATGGTGTTCGGCGCGGTGATGCCGGCCTTCGTCGGCCTGGCCAACTGGATGATCCCGCTGATGATCGGCGCACCCGACATGGCCCTGCCGCGGATGAACAACTTCAGCTTCTGGCTGTTGCCGGCAGCCTTCCTGCTGCTGGTCTCGACCCTGTTCAGCCCGGGCGGCGGGCCTAACTTCGGCTGGACCTTCTATGCCCCGCTGTCGACCACCTATGCGCCGGCCAGCGTCACCTTCTTCATCTTCGCCATCCACCTGATGGGCATCAGCTCGATCATGGGCGCGATCAACGTGATCGCCACCATCCTCAACCTGCGCGCCCCGGGCATGACTCTGATGAAGATGCCGCTGTTCGTCTGGACCTGGCTGATCACCGCGTTCCTGCTGATCGCGGTGATGCCGGTGCTGGCCGGGGTGGTGACCATGATGCTGATGGACATCCACTTCGGCACCAGCTTCTTCAGTGCCGCCGGTGGCGGAGACCCGGTGCTGTTCCAGCATGTGTTCTGGTTCTTCGGCCACCCCGAGGTGTACATCATGATCCTGCCGGCCTTTGGTGCGGTCAGCTCGATCATTCCGGCGTTCTCGCGCAAGCCGCTGTTTGGCTACACCTCGATGGTTTACGCCACCGGTGCCATTGCCTTCCTGTCGTTCATCGTCTGGGCCCACCACATGTTCGTGGTCGGCATCCCGGTGGTCGGCGAGCTGTTCTTCATGTACGCCACCATGCTCATCGCCGTACCCACCGGGGTCAAGGTGTTCAACTGGGTCAGCACCATGTGGGAAGGCTCGCTCAGTTTCGAGACGCCGATGCTGTTCGCCATCGCCTTCGTCATCCTGTTCACCATCGGTGGCTTCTCCGGGCTGATGCTGGCCATCGCCCCGGCGGACTTCCAGTACCACGACACCTACTTCGTGGTGGCGCATTTCCACTATGTGCTGGTGCCCGGGGCGATCTTCGGCATCTTTGCCTCGGCCTACTACTGGTTGCCGAAATGGACCGGCCACATGTATGACGAAACCCTCGGCAAGCTGCATTTCTGGCTGTCGTTCGTCGGCATGAACATGGCCTTCTTCCCCATGCACTTCGTGGGTTTGGCCGGGATGCCGCGGCGTATTCCCGACTACAACCTGCAGTTCGCCGACTTCAACATGGTGTCGTCGATCGGCGCCTTCCTGTTCGGCGCCACGCAGATATTCTTCCTGTTCATCGTCATCAAGTGCATCCGGGGCGGCGCGCCAGCGCCTGCCAAGCCGTGGGATGGTGCCGAGGGGCTTGAGTGGTCTATTCCCTCGCCTGCGCCCTACCACACCTTCCAGACCCCACCGGAAGTGAAATAGGAGCGCTGCCATGAATGGCCTGTCGCTCAAACGGCTGGTAACGCGCCTGCTGATGCTGACGGTGGTGATGTTTGCCTTTGGTTTCGCCCTGGTGCCGATTTATGACGTGATGTGCAAGGCGTTCGGCATCAACGGCAAGACTGGCGGGCAGTACGAGGGTAGCCAGGTCAGCGACCCATCGCGTTCGGTGAGGGTGCAGTTCATGTCGACCAACGCTGGCGACATGGTCTGGGACTTCTACTCCACCGCCGACCAGCTCGAGGTCAACCCGGGAGCGGTGAACCAGATGATCTTCATCGCCCACAACCCGACCGACCGGCCGATGAGTGCGCAAGCGATTCCCAGCATCACCCCGGCCGAGGCCGCGGCGTATTTCCACAAGATCGAGTGCTTCTGCTTTACCCAGCAGGTGCTGCAGCCCGGCGAACGCATCGAGATGCCGGTGCGCTTCATCGTCGACCGCGACCTGCCGGCCAGCGTGAAGCACCTGACACTGGCCTACACCTTGTTCGACATCACTGCGCGTCATCCGCCGGTCGCCCATGCCGCGGTGCAGAACGCCCAGGGCGCCCGCTAAGGGAAGGAGATCGGCAATGGCAAGTCACGAGCACTACTACGTACCGGCGCAGAGCAAGTGGCCGATCATCGCCACCATCGGCATGTTCATCACGGTGTTCGGCCTGGGCACCTGGTTCAACGACCTCAAGGCCGGCCACCCGTCATCACACGGGCCACTGATCTTCTTCGTCGGCGCGCTGTTCCTGGCCTACATGCTGTTCGGCTGGTTCGGTTCGGTAGTCCGCGAGAGCCGCGCCGGGTTGTACAGCCCGCAGCTGGACCGTTCGTTCCGTTGGGGCATGAGCTGGTTCATCTTCTCGGAAGTGATGTTCTTCCTGGCCTTCTTCGGCGCCCTGTTCTACGTGCGCGTGCTGGCCGGGCCCTGGCTGGGCGGCGAGGGGCACAAGGGTATCGCCCATATGCTGTGGCCAAGTTTCGAGTTCGCCTGGCCGTTGCTGCACACCCCGGACCCGAAACTGTTCCCGCCGCCCAAGGAAGTGATCAACCCGTGGCACCTGCCGCTGATCAACACCATTTTGCTGGTCAGCTCCAGCGTGACCATCACCATCGCTCACCACGCCCTACGCCGTGACCACCGTGGCCCGCTGAAATTCTGGATGGCGCTGACCATCCTGCTGGGTATCAGCTTCATCTCGCTGCAGGCCTACGAGTACCACGAGGCCTACACCAAGCTGGGGCTGACCCTGGGCTCGGGCATCTATGGCGCGACGTTCTTCATGCTCACCGGCTTCCACGGGGCCCACGTGACCTTGGGCACGATCATCCTGATCGTGATGTTCGTGCGCATCCTGCGCGGGCACTTCAACCCCGACAAACACTTCGGTTTCGAGGCGGCGAGCTGGTACTGGCACTTCGTCGATGTGGTGTGGGTGGGGCTGTTCATCTTTGTGTATGTGCTCTGAAGCCCGCTCCCACAGGGTTAGAGGGTCACTTCAAAAGGGGGCGTGGGACACCAGCTGGCCACTGATGAAGCCCCAGGCGACCAGGCCCACGGTCAGGGCCGCCAGGGTCACCCGCACGGTCAGGGCCTTGAGCAGGCGGGTCGAGTTTTCATCGTCCTTGACCAGGAACACCAGGCCACTGAACAGGCTGGCAACCGTGGCCAACAGCATCAGGACAATCGCGGCCTTGAGCATGGCGCTTCTCCGGGGGGATGCGGTGATGTGGATAAGTATAGCGAGGCGCCCGTGAGGCCGTTTCGCCCTGGCTGGATACCGACCCTGGTGGTGCTCGCGCTGCTGCCGGGGCTGATAGCGCTTGGCTGCTGGCAGCTCGGCCGGGCTGAAGAGAAGCGCGCGCTGCTGGCGACCTATGCCGAGCGTGAGGTCGAGGCCCCGCTAGCTACCACGCAGCTGCTGCAGACGCAGGACGCCGCCTTCCGCCGGGTGCATCTGTACGGCCAGTTTGACGCCGAGCACAGCCTGCTGCTGGACAACCGCATGCGTGACGGCCAGGCCGGTGTCGAGCTGTTGCAACCCTTCCATGACCAGGCTAGCGGCCTGTGGCTGCTGGTCAACCGTGGCTGGCTGGCGTGGCCAGATCGTCGCGTGCCGGTGCATTTCGACACGCCCGACCAAGCTCTGGCGCTGAACGCGTCGGTGTATGTGGCGCCGGGCAGCACCTTCCAGCTGCACCCCGACCCGGTCGGGGGGCAATGGCCGCACCTGCTTACTGCGGTCGACGCGGCGCACGTGTGGCAGCAGCTGGATCGCGAAGGCTTTGCCCATGAATTACGCCTGGAGCCGGGGCCGGCGGCTTATCGGCTGGACTGGCCGATAGTCGCCATGGGCCCGGAAAAACACCTCGGCTACGCAGTGCAGTGGTTCGCCCTGGCCACGGCGCTGGTGCTGCTCTACCTCTATTTCGGCTGGCACGACAACAAGGAGAAACAGCATGGCCACCGCCACTCCACTGGACCTGCCTGATCGTAGCAAACCCAGAGCCCGCGGGCGTTTGCAGCTGATGCTGATCTTGCTGGTGGTGCTCGGGCCGATGATCCTGGCCACCTGCATGTACAAGCTCCAGTTCTGGGTGCCGGAGGGCCGCAGCTACCACGGCACGATGATCGGCAACGGCGAGAGCCGCGCCGATATCGGCATCGCTGGCGAGGACCAACGCTGGCAACTGCTGGTCAGCGCCCCGGCAGCCTGCGCCGAGGATTGCCAGCGCCTGGTGTACCTGGTGCGGCAGATCCAGGTCGGCCTGGGCCGCGACGCCAGCCGTGCCAGTCACGCCTTGGCCACCGCCCAGCCGTTGGCCAGCGACTACCAGGCGCAGCTGGAGCGTGAATATCCGCAGCTGCAACGCTACCCGCTGGATGCCCAGCGCTACCTGCAGAAGGTTGGCGAACCCGGCCCGCAACTGTGGATTGTCGACCCGCATGGCAACCTGGTGCTGCGCTACGACGCCAAGGTCAACGGCAAGCACGTGCTCGACGACCTGCGTCACCTGCTCAAGCTGTCCAACATCGGCTAGGAGCCTGCCATGGCCAGACCCGGATTCCGCTTAGCTGTGTTCGCCACCCTGCTGGCACTGCTGGTCGTCCTGCTCGGTGCCTACACCCGCCTGACCCACGCCGGGCTCGGCTGCCCTGACTGGCCTGGCTGCTATGGCTTCATCAGCGTGCCCAAGAGCGAAGCGCAGCTGGCCCATGCCGAGCTGCACTTCCCTGACCACCCGGTGGAAGAAGCCAAGGGCTGGGCCGAGATGGTCCACCGCTACTTCGCCGGCACCCTCGCCGTGGTGATCGCCCTGCTCGCCTTGCAGGCACTGCGCTTGCATGCCCGCGATGGCCAGCCTTATCGCCTACCCTTGCTGTTGCTGGGCGTGGTGCTGGCGCAGGCGGCGTTTGGCATGTGGACCGTTACCCTCAAGCTGTGGCCGCAAGTGGTCACCGCGCACCTGCTGGGCGGCTTCACCACCTTGAGCCTGCTGTTCCTGCTGTCCCTGCGTCTATCCCGAGCCTTTGCGCCCTTGCCGAAATTGCCGCTCAGCCTACGGCGGATCGCCGCGCTGGCGTTGCTGGTGGTGATCGGCCAGATCGCCCTGGGTGGCTGGGTCAGTGCCAACTATGCGGCGGTCGCCTGCATCGACCTGCCCACCTGCCATGGCCAATGGTGGCCGGCGGCAGACTTCAGCAACGGCTTCCACCTCACTCAGCACGTTGGCCCCAACTACCTGGGAGGGCAGCTCGACAGCGATGCGCGCACGGCCATCCATATCAGCCATCGCCTGGGCGCGCTGCTGGTGACCTGTGT contains:
- the coxB gene encoding cytochrome c oxidase subunit II, whose product is MMRHPHVWMGLLLWSVFGQANAAWTVNMHPGATEVSNAVFDLHMTIFWICVIIGIVVFGAMFWSMVIHRRSTGQQPAHFHEHTWVEILWTIVPFLILVAMAIPATKTLIDIYDASESDIDIQVTGYQWKWHYKYLGQDVEFFSNLATPADQIHNKAPKDEHYLLEVDQPLVLPVGAKVRFLVTAADVIHSWWVPAFAVKRDAIPGFVNEAWTRIEKPGIYRGQCTELCGKDHGFMPVVVEVKSKADYDTWLGERKAEAAKLKELTSKDWTLEELVERGDKVYHTTCVACHQAEGQGLPPMFPALKGSKVATGPKEEHLGVVFHGRPGTAMAAFGKQLSEVDIAAVVTYERNAWGNNKGDMVTPKDVLALKQAEAK
- a CDS encoding twin transmembrane helix small protein translates to MLKAAIVLMLLATVASLFSGLVFLVKDDENSTRLLKALTVRVTLAALTVGLVAWGFISGQLVSHAPF
- a CDS encoding cytochrome c oxidase subunit 3, with amino-acid sequence MASHEHYYVPAQSKWPIIATIGMFITVFGLGTWFNDLKAGHPSSHGPLIFFVGALFLAYMLFGWFGSVVRESRAGLYSPQLDRSFRWGMSWFIFSEVMFFLAFFGALFYVRVLAGPWLGGEGHKGIAHMLWPSFEFAWPLLHTPDPKLFPPPKEVINPWHLPLINTILLVSSSVTITIAHHALRRDHRGPLKFWMALTILLGISFISLQAYEYHEAYTKLGLTLGSGIYGATFFMLTGFHGAHVTLGTIILIVMFVRILRGHFNPDKHFGFEAASWYWHFVDVVWVGLFIFVYVL
- the ctaD gene encoding cytochrome c oxidase subunit I, which translates into the protein MSAVIDDHAHGHDHAHGPAKGLMRWVLTTNHKDIGTMYLWFAFMMFLLGGSFAMVIRAELFQPGLQIVEPAFFNQMTTMHGLIMVFGAVMPAFVGLANWMIPLMIGAPDMALPRMNNFSFWLLPAAFLLLVSTLFSPGGGPNFGWTFYAPLSTTYAPASVTFFIFAIHLMGISSIMGAINVIATILNLRAPGMTLMKMPLFVWTWLITAFLLIAVMPVLAGVVTMMLMDIHFGTSFFSAAGGGDPVLFQHVFWFFGHPEVYIMILPAFGAVSSIIPAFSRKPLFGYTSMVYATGAIAFLSFIVWAHHMFVVGIPVVGELFFMYATMLIAVPTGVKVFNWVSTMWEGSLSFETPMLFAIAFVILFTIGGFSGLMLAIAPADFQYHDTYFVVAHFHYVLVPGAIFGIFASAYYWLPKWTGHMYDETLGKLHFWLSFVGMNMAFFPMHFVGLAGMPRRIPDYNLQFADFNMVSSIGAFLFGATQIFFLFIVIKCIRGGAPAPAKPWDGAEGLEWSIPSPAPYHTFQTPPEVK
- a CDS encoding cytochrome c oxidase assembly protein codes for the protein MNGLSLKRLVTRLLMLTVVMFAFGFALVPIYDVMCKAFGINGKTGGQYEGSQVSDPSRSVRVQFMSTNAGDMVWDFYSTADQLEVNPGAVNQMIFIAHNPTDRPMSAQAIPSITPAEAAAYFHKIECFCFTQQVLQPGERIEMPVRFIVDRDLPASVKHLTLAYTLFDITARHPPVAHAAVQNAQGAR
- a CDS encoding SURF1 family protein, with the translated sequence MRPFRPGWIPTLVVLALLPGLIALGCWQLGRAEEKRALLATYAEREVEAPLATTQLLQTQDAAFRRVHLYGQFDAEHSLLLDNRMRDGQAGVELLQPFHDQASGLWLLVNRGWLAWPDRRVPVHFDTPDQALALNASVYVAPGSTFQLHPDPVGGQWPHLLTAVDAAHVWQQLDREGFAHELRLEPGPAAYRLDWPIVAMGPEKHLGYAVQWFALATALVLLYLYFGWHDNKEKQHGHRHSTGPA
- a CDS encoding COX15/CtaA family protein gives rise to the protein MARPGFRLAVFATLLALLVVLLGAYTRLTHAGLGCPDWPGCYGFISVPKSEAQLAHAELHFPDHPVEEAKGWAEMVHRYFAGTLAVVIALLALQALRLHARDGQPYRLPLLLLGVVLAQAAFGMWTVTLKLWPQVVTAHLLGGFTTLSLLFLLSLRLSRAFAPLPKLPLSLRRIAALALLVVIGQIALGGWVSANYAAVACIDLPTCHGQWWPAADFSNGFHLTQHVGPNYLGGQLDSDARTAIHISHRLGALLVTCVLLMLSWKLHRCGLTGLSRVVLLALALQIGLGISNVLFHLPLAVAVAHNAGGALLLLSMVLVNYRIRVVDKVRVGVGHGWRLRPVAGVSISHHMRNDSWRRF